The following coding sequences lie in one Arachis stenosperma cultivar V10309 chromosome 5, arast.V10309.gnm1.PFL2, whole genome shotgun sequence genomic window:
- the LOC130981658 gene encoding mitochondrial outer membrane protein porin 2-like, which produces MTKGPGLFSDIGKKAKDLLTKDYNSDQKVTVSTYSGAGVALTSTAVKKGGHSVGDVAAQYKYRNTLVDLKVDTDSIISTTLTFTDIIPSTKTIASVKLPDYNSGKLEVQYFHDHATLTTAIAMNQSPIIDVSTTVGTPSIAIGGEAGYDTTSGRFTKYTAGISFSKPDSSASIILGDKGDTIKASYLHHLDLLKMSSAVAEITRRFSTNENTFTVGGSFAVDHLTQVKARLNNHGKLGALLQHEIIPKSVLTVSGEVDTKALDKKPRFGLAIALKP; this is translated from the exons ATGACCAAGGGACCGGGACTCTTCTCCGATATCGGCAAGAAAGCCAAAG ATCTTTTGACTAAGGACTACAATTCCGATCAGAAAGTCACTGTTTCCACCTACAGCGGCGCCGGAGTG GCCCTTACTTCAACAGCCGTGAAGAAAGGTGGACACTCAGTTGGGGATGTTGCAGCACAGTATAAGTATAGGAATACTCTTGTTGATCTCAAAGTTGACACAGACTCAATT ATCTCTACTACACTCACATTTACTGACATTATTCCTTCCACCAAGACTATTGCTTCAGTTAAGCTGCCTGATTATAATTCTGGCAAG TTAGAGGTTCAATACTTCCATGACCATGCTACCTTGACAACAGCCATTGCAATGAACCAATCCCCTATCATTGATGTTTCTACCACTGTTGGTACCCCAAGCATTGCGATTGGTGGTGAGGCAGGCTATGATACTACTTCAGGCCGTTTTACTAAGTACACTGCTGGGATTAGTTTCTCAAAACCCGATTCATCTGCTTCGATAATCCT TGGTGACAAGGGTGACACCATCAAAGCATCATATCTCCATCATCTGGACCTGTTAAAGATGAGCTCAGCTGTTGCAGAGATCACTAGAAGGTTCTCTACAAATGAGAACACTTTCACAGTTGGAGGCTCTTTTGCTGTTGACCATCTTACACAGGTCAAAGCAAGGCTTAACAATCATGGAAAGCTTGGCGCCCTCCTGCAGCATGAGATCATACCAAAGTCAGTGCTGACTGTTTCTGGTGAGGTTGATACCAAGGCCCTAGATAAAAAACCCAGGTTTGGATTGGCAATTGCCCTCAAACCTTGA